Genomic DNA from Ruminococcus sp. OA3:
TCGCGTACTGTCCGAAGATCAGTATTGTGATTCCGCTGTATAACACCCCCGCTGTTTTTCTGAAGGAAATGCTGGATTCATTGCTGGAACAGACGTATCAAAACGTGGAATTGTGCCTGGCTGACGGCAGCACGGAGAGCAGTGTGGGAGAGACCATCAGAGCGCATTACGGTCAGGATGGCCGCGTGAAATATCAGAAACTGGAGAAGAATCTGGGGATCTCTGAGAATACAAATGCGGCGCTTGCGATGGCGTCGGGCGAATATATCATGCTTGCGGATCATGACGATATTGTGGCGCCGGATGCTCTGTATGAGATCGTAAAGGCACTGAATGATGACCCGGAGACTGACATTATCTATACGGATGAGGATAAAGTCAGTATGGATGGCAAAAAGTACTACAGTCCCAATTTTAAATCGGATTTTAATATCGATCTTTTGAGAAGCGTCAACTATATCTGTCACATTTTTCTGGTCAGAAAGACGATCGCTGACAGGACTGGGGGATTTAACAGCCGGTTTGACGGTGCACAGGATTATGATTTTATCCTTCGGTGTGTGGAGCAGACGGACCGGATTTACCATATTCCGAAAGCGCTGTACCACTGGAGGGCTCATCCGGATTCGACGGCGGGGAATCCTCAGAGCAAGCAGTATGCCGTAGATGCCGGAAGGCGTGCACTTGAGGAGCATTATGAGCGTCTCGGTATGCCTGCAGTTGTTGAAAATACGGATATTTTTGGGATTTACCGAACTGTTCTGAAGGTTCAGGGCAGTCCTGTGGTTACTGTCGTTATACTGAACAAAGATCACATCGATGACCTGGAAAAATGTGTGACATCGATCGTGGAGAAGACGTCATATTTAAATTATGAGATTCTGGTGATCGAGAATAACAGTGAGCATCAGGAGACATTCGATTATTATCAGGAACTGCAGGCGAAATATGACTGTGTGAAGGTATTGACCTGGACGGATACGTTCAACTATGCGAGCATCAACAATTTTGGTGCCCGTCATGCGAAAGGGGATTATCTGCTCCTGCTGAACAACGATATTGAGGTGATCGCACCCGGATGGATGGAAGAGATGCTGGGTTACTGCCAGCGCCGTGATGTCGGAATCGTCGGTGCAAAGCTGTTCTATCCGGATGATACGATACAGCACGCAGGTGTAGTGATCGGTATGGGCGGCATCGCCGGACATATTCTCTGCCGGGCGGACGGGAAGGAATATGGGTATAATGCACGTCTTGTGACGACGCAGGATATCAGTGCCGTTACAGCTGCCTGTCTCATGATCTCGCGTGAGGATTTTAACAGTATCGGAGGATTTGATGAGCGCTATACGGTGGCGTTCAATGATATCGACCTCTGTCTGAAAGTGAGGGAGCGGGGGAAACTGGTCGTGTTCAACCCCTATGTGACCCTGTACCACTATGAGTCAAAGTCGAGAGGGCTTGAGGATACACCGGAAAAACTGGAGCGTTTCCGTACGGAAGTCGAGTATTTTCAGCAAAAGTGGAAGGACATTCTGAAGAATGGCGATCCCTATTACAATGTTAATCTGACACTTGCGGACGGGGACTGCAGTTTGAAGAAGCATACGGAATTTCCCGGAATATAGAACGCGGAGGAAAGATACGTGCAAAGAGAATTATTTGAAGTAAAAAGAGAACGCTTCCATCTGCTGGACCCTGATGTGTATATCCTGCAGGGAAGCTGGCCGAAGGAATACGAACCGCAGGTCCTGCTGGACGGGTGCCGGGTTACGGATGTCACACTGGAAGACTGGGAAAATACGAGCGCGCTTGAGCGGTTTGCGGATCTGGACCTGATGAAGGGGAAAAAGGTTACGCTTTCCGTCCGGCTTCCTAAGGACCTGAATCATTGTAAACGGCTGAAGATCTATGCCCTGCTTGGAAATGAGAAAATCCTCTGGTTTTCCATTGCGGTGCGGGATCTTGTCAGACGGCGGGAAAAGCCATTCTATTATATTGAGGAAGAGAAAGTCAGCCCGTCGTCCAGAACGCTGAAGGTCAGAGGCTGGGCTGTGTACCGGACACCCGTGATGATCAGCGTTTATGATGAACACGGCAAAAAGATCTCCTGTGATATTCAGAGGAATAACCGGATGGATGTCGTGGAAATGTTTAAAGAGACGCCAGTCGAGAGCAAATGCGGGTTTTATCTGGAACTTGACAGCGTGAAGACGAAGACGGTGTACCTCGTGTTCAGGGCAAAGGGCAGCAAGGCAGTCTACCCTGTTCAGATGCAGACGGCGTTTATCATAAAAAATAAAGTTCAGCGGGTGGCCAAAAAGGGTACGCGTTATCTGGCGTCCCACGGTGT
This window encodes:
- a CDS encoding glycosyltransferase family 2 protein, whose protein sequence is MDKLYWSVDFEEIHCEDGIQYVIGGWASGPDGRMVSHEFLADGTAYPVRLEIEERPDVQQAIPDVTKRTDIGFRLTVEDAETLWNNHKTAVLYLSDGHTRVKALEKTTDEIRRLYHDVTITYKIDIVEQTEGLMTIQGWVLGRFHDEQIRLRDERGREIPHEMMRIIRTDVNKAYGVAKEAEYAQCGFQIRIKRKETDCREYHLQFSNCLTMKEYVVDLKRFDYEHSRRGKLKKLLAPARRKENRAFIREHGMKAFINHIRRELEPVYADYNIWLKEHTVSRRELKAQRNHTFAYCPKISIVIPLYNTPAVFLKEMLDSLLEQTYQNVELCLADGSTESSVGETIRAHYGQDGRVKYQKLEKNLGISENTNAALAMASGEYIMLADHDDIVAPDALYEIVKALNDDPETDIIYTDEDKVSMDGKKYYSPNFKSDFNIDLLRSVNYICHIFLVRKTIADRTGGFNSRFDGAQDYDFILRCVEQTDRIYHIPKALYHWRAHPDSTAGNPQSKQYAVDAGRRALEEHYERLGMPAVVENTDIFGIYRTVLKVQGSPVVTVVILNKDHIDDLEKCVTSIVEKTSYLNYEILVIENNSEHQETFDYYQELQAKYDCVKVLTWTDTFNYASINNFGARHAKGDYLLLLNNDIEVIAPGWMEEMLGYCQRRDVGIVGAKLFYPDDTIQHAGVVIGMGGIAGHILCRADGKEYGYNARLVTTQDISAVTAACLMISREDFNSIGGFDERYTVAFNDIDLCLKVRERGKLVVFNPYVTLYHYESKSRGLEDTPEKLERFRTEVEYFQQKWKDILKNGDPYYNVNLTLADGDCSLKKHTEFPGI